The proteins below are encoded in one region of Rhizobium sp. 9140:
- a CDS encoding formate dehydrogenase beta subunit gives MTRIFIPRDAAALAVGADRVAARLAQETASRGLDITIVRTGSRGLHWLEPLVEVETATGRVAYGPVRPADITALLDAGLLDATSEAVHHPLFLGPTEEIPFLKQQTRLTFARCGVIDPLSLEDYRAHGGLAGLAKAVGMTSGAIVEAVTLSGLRGRGGAGFPTGIKWKTVLDCPDDRKYIVCNADEGDSGTFADRMIMEGDPFVVIEGMTIAGLATGATKGFVYIRSEYPHAIDTMTKAVGIARRAGMLGASVLGQGGSFDIEIRTGAGAYVCGEETALLNSLEGKRGVVRAKPPLPAHKGLFGHPTVINNVISLASVPVILEKGPEHYRDFGMGRSRGTIPIQIAGNARHTGLYEVAFGLTLGEIVDTVAGGTATGRPVKAVQVGGPLGAYFPRALFDTPFDYEAFAAAGGLIGHAGITIFDDTADMLKQARFAMEFCAVESCGKCTPCRIGSTRGVEVVDRIGRGIEPEKNLVLLTDLCNTMKFGSLCALGGFTPYPVMSAVTHFPNDFVAAPVVEAAE, from the coding sequence GGGCTCCACTGGCTGGAGCCGCTGGTGGAGGTGGAAACGGCAACGGGCCGCGTAGCCTATGGCCCCGTGAGACCGGCTGACATCACGGCCCTGCTCGACGCCGGCTTGCTCGACGCGACATCCGAAGCCGTCCATCATCCGCTTTTCCTCGGACCGACCGAAGAGATCCCGTTCCTCAAGCAACAGACCCGCCTCACCTTCGCCCGCTGCGGCGTCATCGATCCCTTGTCGCTCGAGGACTACCGCGCCCATGGCGGCCTTGCCGGCCTTGCCAAGGCGGTCGGGATGACCTCCGGCGCGATTGTGGAGGCTGTCACGCTCTCCGGCCTGCGCGGTCGCGGCGGCGCGGGCTTTCCGACCGGCATCAAGTGGAAGACCGTTCTCGACTGTCCGGATGATCGCAAATATATCGTCTGCAACGCCGACGAAGGCGACAGCGGCACCTTTGCCGACCGGATGATCATGGAAGGCGACCCCTTCGTCGTCATCGAAGGCATGACGATCGCGGGTCTTGCAACCGGAGCCACCAAGGGCTTCGTCTATATCCGCTCGGAATATCCGCATGCCATCGACACGATGACGAAGGCCGTCGGCATCGCCCGGCGCGCCGGGATGCTCGGCGCCTCGGTACTCGGGCAGGGCGGCAGCTTCGACATCGAGATCCGCACCGGCGCCGGCGCTTATGTCTGCGGCGAGGAAACCGCGCTTCTGAATTCACTGGAAGGCAAGCGCGGCGTGGTGCGCGCCAAGCCGCCCCTTCCGGCGCATAAAGGCCTGTTCGGCCATCCGACCGTCATCAACAACGTCATCTCGCTCGCCTCGGTCCCCGTCATCCTCGAAAAAGGCCCCGAACATTACCGCGACTTCGGCATGGGCCGTTCGCGCGGCACGATCCCCATCCAGATCGCCGGCAACGCCCGGCACACCGGCCTCTACGAAGTCGCCTTCGGCCTCACGCTCGGCGAGATCGTCGATACCGTGGCTGGAGGCACCGCAACCGGACGCCCGGTCAAAGCGGTGCAGGTGGGCGGTCCGCTCGGCGCCTATTTCCCGCGCGCGCTGTTCGATACGCCATTCGATTATGAAGCCTTCGCTGCGGCCGGCGGACTTATCGGCCATGCCGGCATCACCATCTTCGACGACACCGCCGACATGCTGAAGCAGGCGCGCTTTGCCATGGAGTTCTGCGCCGTGGAAAGCTGCGGCAAGTGCACCCCCTGCCGCATCGGCTCGACCCGCGGCGTCGAGGTCGTCGATCGCATCGGCCGCGGCATCGAGCCGGAAAAGAACCTCGTGCTGCTGACGGACCTCTGCAACACCATGAAGTTCGGCTCTCTCTGCGCGCTCGGCGGTTTCACGCCCTATCCGGTCATGAGCGCGGTCACGCATTTCCCGAACGATTTCGTCGCGGCACCGGTCGTGGAGGCTGCGGAATGA
- the fdhF gene encoding formate dehydrogenase subunit alpha: MLLVPETDFGTPASHAEKLVTLTIDGRKITVPEGTSIMRASMEAGIQVPKLCATDMVDAFGSCRLCLIEIDGRNGTPASCTTPVAPGIVVHTQTARLKDIRKGVMELYISDHPLDCLTCAANGDCELQDMAGAVGLRDVRYGYEGDNHVKARDSEGTNARWMPKDESNPYFTYDPSKCIVCSRCVRACEEVQGTFALTIEGRGFDSRVSPGQHEAFLSSECVSCGACVQACPTATLTEKSVISIGQPEHSVVTTCAYCGVGCSFKAEMRGEELVRMVPWKDGQANRGHSCVKGRFAYGYSTHKERILNPMIREKVTDPWREVSWDEALAHTAAEFRRIQYQYGRESIGGITSSRCTNEETYLVQKLIRAGFGNNNVDTCARVCHSPTGYGLGQAFGTSAGTQNFDSVEKTDVVIVIGANPTDGHPVFGSRLKKRLRQGAKLIVIDPRRIDLVRSPHVEAAYHLPLRPGTNVAVVTALAHVIVTEGLFDETFIRTRCDWSEFEDWAGFVSEERHSPEATEALTGVPAELLRGAARLFATGGNGSIYYGLGVTEHSQGSTTVMAIANLAMATGNIGRPGVGVNPLRGQNNVQGSCDMGSFPHELPGYRHVSDDATRDIFEKLWGVKISDEPGLRIPNMLDAAVDGSFKGLYIQGEDILQSDPDTKHVAAGLAAMECVVVQDLFLNETANYAHVFLPGSTFLEKDGTFTNAERRINRVRKVMTPRNGYADWQVTQNLARAMGLAWNYTHPSQVMDEIAATTPSFAKVSYAYLEEKGSVQWPCNEAAPEGSPIMHVDGFVRGKGKFIRTEYVATDEKTGPRFPLLLTTGRILSQYNVGAQTRRTENVVWHEEDRLEIHPHDAELRGIRDGDWVRLASRSGETTLRALITDRVATGVVYTTFHHPTTQANVITTDFSDWATNCPEYKVTAVQISPSNGPSEWQTEYEEQARQSRRIAAKLEAAE, encoded by the coding sequence ATGCTTCTCGTTCCTGAAACCGATTTCGGCACCCCCGCCTCTCACGCGGAAAAGCTGGTCACGCTCACCATCGACGGCCGCAAGATCACCGTACCCGAGGGAACCTCCATCATGCGGGCCTCCATGGAGGCCGGCATTCAGGTGCCAAAGCTCTGCGCCACCGATATGGTCGATGCCTTCGGCTCCTGCCGGCTCTGTCTGATCGAGATCGACGGGCGCAACGGCACGCCGGCCTCCTGCACCACACCCGTCGCTCCGGGCATCGTCGTCCACACCCAGACGGCGCGGCTGAAGGACATCCGCAAGGGCGTGATGGAGCTCTATATCTCCGACCACCCGCTCGACTGCCTGACCTGTGCGGCGAATGGCGATTGCGAACTACAGGATATGGCCGGTGCGGTCGGCCTGCGCGACGTGCGCTACGGCTATGAGGGTGACAACCATGTAAAGGCCCGAGATAGCGAAGGCACAAACGCCCGATGGATGCCGAAGGACGAGAGCAACCCCTATTTTACCTACGACCCTTCCAAATGCATCGTCTGCTCGCGCTGCGTGCGGGCCTGCGAGGAGGTGCAGGGCACGTTCGCGCTGACCATCGAGGGCCGTGGCTTCGACAGCCGGGTCTCGCCCGGCCAGCACGAAGCCTTCCTCTCCTCGGAATGCGTTTCCTGCGGCGCCTGCGTGCAGGCGTGTCCCACCGCGACGCTCACCGAAAAGTCGGTCATATCAATTGGCCAGCCGGAGCATTCCGTCGTAACCACCTGCGCCTATTGCGGCGTCGGCTGCTCGTTCAAGGCAGAGATGCGCGGCGAGGAACTGGTGCGCATGGTGCCCTGGAAGGACGGGCAGGCCAATCGCGGCCACTCCTGCGTCAAGGGGCGCTTTGCCTATGGCTACTCCACGCATAAGGAGCGCATCCTCAACCCGATGATCCGCGAGAAGGTCACTGACCCCTGGCGGGAGGTCAGCTGGGACGAGGCGCTCGCCCATACGGCCGCCGAGTTTCGCCGCATCCAGTATCAGTACGGCCGCGAATCGATCGGCGGCATCACGTCCTCGCGCTGCACCAACGAGGAAACCTACCTCGTCCAGAAGCTGATCCGCGCCGGCTTCGGTAACAACAATGTCGACACCTGCGCCCGCGTCTGCCATTCGCCGACAGGCTACGGCCTCGGGCAGGCCTTCGGCACATCGGCAGGCACGCAGAATTTCGATTCTGTCGAAAAGACCGACGTCGTCATCGTCATCGGCGCGAACCCGACCGACGGCCACCCCGTCTTCGGCTCGCGTCTGAAGAAGCGGCTGCGGCAGGGCGCAAAGCTGATCGTCATCGATCCCCGCCGCATCGATCTCGTCCGCTCGCCCCATGTGGAGGCGGCGTATCACCTGCCGCTGCGTCCCGGCACCAATGTCGCCGTGGTCACGGCGCTGGCCCATGTCATCGTCACCGAAGGCCTTTTCGATGAAACATTTATCCGCACCCGCTGCGACTGGTCGGAGTTCGAGGACTGGGCCGGGTTCGTTTCAGAAGAGCGCCACAGCCCCGAAGCGACCGAAGCGCTGACCGGCGTCCCGGCCGAGTTGTTGCGGGGCGCTGCCCGCCTGTTTGCCACCGGCGGCAACGGCTCGATCTATTATGGCCTCGGGGTCACCGAGCACAGCCAGGGCTCCACCACCGTCATGGCGATCGCCAATCTGGCCATGGCCACCGGCAATATCGGCCGCCCCGGCGTCGGCGTGAACCCTTTGCGCGGACAGAACAATGTGCAGGGCTCCTGCGACATGGGCTCCTTCCCGCACGAGCTTCCCGGCTATCGCCACGTGTCGGACGATGCGACCCGCGATATCTTCGAAAAGCTCTGGGGCGTGAAGATCTCCGACGAACCGGGCCTGCGCATTCCCAACATGCTGGATGCCGCCGTCGATGGCTCCTTCAAGGGGCTCTACATCCAGGGCGAGGATATTCTCCAGTCCGATCCCGATACCAAGCACGTCGCGGCCGGCCTTGCGGCCATGGAATGCGTCGTCGTCCAGGACCTGTTCCTGAACGAGACCGCAAACTACGCCCACGTCTTCCTGCCGGGCTCCACCTTCCTCGAGAAGGACGGCACCTTCACCAATGCGGAGCGGCGCATCAACCGCGTCCGCAAGGTGATGACCCCGCGCAACGGCTATGCCGACTGGCAGGTGACGCAGAACCTCGCACGCGCCATGGGCTTGGCGTGGAATTACACGCACCCCTCGCAGGTCATGGACGAGATCGCCGCGACGACACCGAGCTTCGCCAAGGTTTCCTATGCCTATCTGGAGGAGAAGGGCTCCGTGCAGTGGCCTTGCAACGAGGCCGCCCCCGAGGGCTCGCCGATCATGCATGTCGATGGCTTCGTGCGCGGCAAGGGCAAATTCATCCGCACGGAATATGTGGCGACCGACGAGAAGACCGGCCCGCGCTTCCCGCTGCTTTTGACCACCGGCCGCATTCTCAGCCAGTACAATGTCGGCGCGCAGACGCGGCGCACCGAAAACGTCGTCTGGCACGAGGAGGACCGGCTGGAGATCCACCCGCACGATGCCGAGCTGCGCGGCATCCGCGATGGCGACTGGGTGCGGCTCGCCAGCCGCTCGGGCGAGACGACTCTGCGCGCGCTGATCACCGACCGCGTCGCGACCGGCGTCGTCTACACCACCTTCCACCATCCGACGACGCAGGCAAACGTCATCACCACCGACTTTTCCGACTGGGCGACCAACTGCCCGGAATACAAGGTCACGGCGGTGCAGATCTCGCCCTCGAACGGCCCGTCGGAATGGCAGACCGAATATGAGGAACAGGCCCGCCAGTCGCGCCGCATCGCCGCCAAGCTGGAGGCTGCTGAATGA
- the fdhD gene encoding formate dehydrogenase accessory sulfurtransferase FdhD — MMLMTQSTAPPLARTVPQLSRRDGRIRPATRIVPEETPVAFSYGGSTHAVMMATPADFEDFATGFSLTEGIVSDPADIEGIEAVETLAGFDLQITLRDEPHEALVTRRRHMAGPVGCGLCGIESLEQAVRETPSVAASSLGLTPSEIAQAIALLNTRQPLHAETRAVHGAGFYTPGEGLVAVREDVGRHNALDKLAGAAARQGYKGADGAVVVTSRVSVEMVQKTAILGSPFIIAISAPTALAIRTAEKAGMTLVALVRGEEFEVFTHADRITPEAAHPQERTNHVA, encoded by the coding sequence ATGATGCTCATGACCCAATCCACCGCGCCTCCCCTCGCCCGCACCGTACCGCAGCTGTCCCGCCGCGACGGTCGCATCCGCCCGGCCACCCGCATCGTTCCCGAGGAAACGCCCGTCGCCTTCAGCTACGGCGGCTCTACGCATGCGGTGATGATGGCGACGCCTGCCGATTTCGAGGATTTCGCCACCGGCTTCAGCCTGACGGAAGGAATCGTTTCAGATCCCGCCGATATCGAAGGCATCGAGGCTGTGGAGACACTGGCAGGCTTCGACCTGCAGATCACATTGCGTGACGAGCCCCATGAGGCCCTCGTCACCCGGCGTCGGCACATGGCCGGGCCTGTCGGCTGCGGCCTTTGCGGCATCGAATCGCTGGAGCAGGCCGTTCGCGAGACACCGTCGGTCGCCGCCTCCAGCCTCGGCCTGACGCCGAGCGAGATCGCGCAGGCCATTGCGCTGCTGAACACCCGCCAGCCGCTGCATGCCGAGACCCGCGCCGTCCACGGTGCAGGCTTCTACACGCCCGGCGAAGGACTGGTCGCCGTGCGCGAGGATGTCGGCCGGCACAATGCGCTCGACAAGCTGGCCGGTGCCGCCGCCCGGCAAGGGTACAAGGGCGCGGACGGCGCCGTGGTGGTGACAAGCCGGGTTTCAGTCGAGATGGTCCAGAAGACGGCGATTCTCGGCAGCCCCTTCATCATCGCCATATCGGCCCCGACGGCGCTCGCCATCCGCACCGCCGAGAAGGCGGGCATGACGCTTGTCGCACTGGTGCGCGGCGAGGAGTTCGAGGTGTTCACGCATGCCGACCGGATCACGCCCGAAGCCGCGCATCCGCAGGAGAGAACAAACCATGTCGCCTGA
- a CDS encoding formate dehydrogenase subunit delta, whose product MSPDAAKDVHPGEDGPPHGTDAKLVRMANQIATFFRSQPREDGPAGIAIHINKFWEPRMRSAFFALVEDGDAGFDPLVLAAAPLIKRPHSKEDAIGTGADAARGAPGGKGTAAGESLSEPNMPEPNMPETT is encoded by the coding sequence ATGTCGCCTGACGCCGCAAAAGACGTTCATCCCGGCGAAGACGGCCCGCCGCACGGCACGGACGCGAAGCTCGTACGCATGGCCAACCAGATCGCCACCTTCTTCCGCTCGCAACCGCGCGAGGACGGACCAGCCGGTATCGCCATCCATATCAACAAGTTCTGGGAGCCGCGCATGCGGAGCGCGTTCTTCGCACTGGTCGAAGACGGAGATGCGGGCTTCGATCCGCTGGTGCTGGCCGCTGCCCCGCTGATCAAGCGCCCGCATTCCAAAGAGGACGCCATCGGCACCGGAGCGGATGCCGCGCGGGGCGCCCCCGGCGGCAAAGGCACGGCGGCCGGCGAATCGCTGTCCGAACCGAATATGCCAGAGCCGAATATGCCCGAGACGACATAG
- a CDS encoding OFA family MFS transporter, whose protein sequence is MSATTETLGMPASAGLLDRERIIARPGFNRWLVPPAALAIHLCIGMAYGFSVFWLPLSKAIGISAPAACADLTLGSALFTTTCDWRVSDLGWIYTLFFVLLGSSAAIWGGWLEKVGPRKAATVSAFCWSGGILIAALGVATHQLWLMWLGAGVIGGIGLGLGYISPVSTLIKWFPDRRGMATGMAIMGFGGGAMIGAPLANILMTHFRSDTSVGVWQTFVVMALGYLVFMLAGAFGYRIPPAGWRPEGWSPPAAKSSMITTRHVHLRDAHKTKQFWLIWAVLCLNVSAGIGVIGMASPMLQEIFAGSLIGAPGVAFTEMSKEQLAGVAAIAAGFTGLLSLFNIGGRFFWASLSDRIGRKNTYFCFFVIGIVLYALAPWAAGIQSKLFFVGMLCIILSMYGGGFATIPAYLADIFGTQFVGAIHGRLLTAWATAGIIGPVVVNYIREAQIAAGLPRDQVYNTTMYILAGMLALGLVANAFVRPLADKWFMKDAEVAALQAKTAAVNAGPSGSFGIGRGGLDAKALLAWACVGLPLAWGVWVTVKASLALFR, encoded by the coding sequence ATGTCGGCAACGACGGAAACACTGGGTATGCCCGCGTCGGCGGGGCTGCTCGACCGGGAGCGCATCATCGCCAGGCCCGGCTTCAACCGCTGGCTCGTGCCGCCGGCAGCCCTTGCCATTCATCTCTGCATCGGCATGGCCTATGGCTTCAGCGTGTTCTGGCTGCCTTTGTCGAAGGCGATCGGCATTTCTGCGCCTGCCGCCTGCGCCGATCTCACGCTCGGCTCCGCCCTCTTCACCACCACCTGCGACTGGCGGGTCAGCGATCTCGGCTGGATCTACACGCTGTTCTTCGTGCTTCTCGGCTCATCCGCCGCGATCTGGGGCGGCTGGCTGGAGAAAGTCGGTCCACGCAAGGCCGCGACCGTGTCGGCCTTCTGCTGGTCCGGCGGCATTCTGATCGCGGCCCTCGGCGTTGCGACGCACCAGCTCTGGCTGATGTGGCTCGGCGCCGGCGTCATCGGCGGCATCGGGCTCGGCCTTGGCTATATCTCGCCGGTTTCCACGCTCATCAAATGGTTTCCCGACCGGCGCGGCATGGCGACGGGCATGGCGATCATGGGGTTTGGCGGCGGCGCGATGATCGGCGCACCGCTCGCCAATATCCTCATGACGCATTTCCGCTCGGACACCTCGGTCGGGGTCTGGCAGACCTTCGTCGTCATGGCGCTCGGCTATCTCGTCTTCATGCTGGCCGGCGCCTTCGGCTACCGTATTCCGCCCGCCGGCTGGCGTCCGGAGGGCTGGAGCCCGCCCGCCGCCAAGAGCAGCATGATCACGACACGGCACGTGCATCTGCGCGATGCCCACAAGACGAAACAGTTCTGGCTGATCTGGGCCGTCCTCTGCCTCAACGTCTCCGCCGGCATCGGCGTCATCGGCATGGCATCGCCCATGCTGCAGGAGATTTTCGCGGGCTCGCTGATCGGCGCACCGGGTGTCGCCTTCACCGAGATGTCGAAAGAGCAACTGGCGGGCGTTGCGGCGATCGCCGCCGGCTTCACAGGGCTTCTCTCGCTGTTCAACATCGGCGGGCGGTTCTTCTGGGCCTCCCTCTCCGACAGAATCGGGCGCAAGAACACCTACTTCTGCTTCTTCGTCATCGGCATCGTGCTCTATGCGCTTGCTCCCTGGGCCGCCGGTATCCAGAGCAAGCTATTCTTCGTCGGCATGCTCTGCATCATCCTGTCGATGTATGGGGGCGGCTTCGCCACCATTCCCGCTTACCTTGCCGATATCTTCGGCACGCAGTTCGTCGGCGCCATCCACGGGCGGCTGCTGACGGCCTGGGCAACGGCAGGCATCATCGGTCCTGTCGTGGTCAACTATATCCGCGAGGCGCAGATCGCCGCCGGCCTTCCGCGCGATCAGGTCTACAACACCACCATGTACATTCTCGCCGGCATGCTGGCGCTCGGGCTCGTCGCCAACGCCTTCGTGCGGCCGCTGGCCGACAAGTGGTTCATGAAGGATGCGGAGGTGGCAGCGCTTCAGGCAAAGACTGCCGCCGTGAACGCCGGCCCGTCCGGCTCCTTCGGCATCGGCCGGGGCGGGCTGGATGCAAAGGCGCTCCTCGCCTGGGCCTGCGTCGGCCTGCCCCTCGCCTGGGGCGTCTGGGTCACGGTAAAGGCGAGCCTCGCGCTCTTCCGCTGA
- a CDS encoding YggT family protein, translated as MLAVIATLNFIINIAWFLIIASAIFSWLYAFNIINTNNQAISMIGRSLYQLTEPLYRPIRRILPNMGGVDLSPLVVLVILFFLQQLLNTTIAPALLAPSY; from the coding sequence ATGCTCGCCGTCATCGCAACACTGAACTTCATCATCAATATCGCCTGGTTTCTCATCATCGCCTCGGCGATCTTTTCCTGGCTCTACGCTTTCAACATCATCAATACGAACAATCAGGCGATCAGCATGATCGGCCGCTCGCTCTACCAGCTGACGGAGCCGCTCTACCGCCCGATCCGCCGGATCCTGCCGAACATGGGCGGTGTCGATCTGTCGCCGCTGGTGGTGCTGGTCATCCTGTTCTTCCTTCAGCAACTCCTGAACACCACGATCGCTCCGGCCCTGCTCGCGCCGAGCTACTGA
- a CDS encoding MFS transporter produces MSIVETGDRYAAFRHVGYRRYFFARFLAYFAIQIVSVSVGWQIYDLTRDPFDLGLIGLFQFLPSLVLILVTGSVADRYNRRMIMGVCMGVSTLCAAALLALTLTGTFTLWPVYTILVVFGIERAFLAPASQSLAPNLVPERDLANAIAWNSTSWQTAMIVGPVVGGLIYALGPAVPYSVAVLFFAASVVMVYAIPKPAQKSSQTAQSWQAITAGFRYIKAEKIVLGAISLDLFAVLLGGAIALMPVFARDILALGPWGLGLLRAAPGVGAVGMAMWLAAHPIRHRAGVLMFVGVALFGLATVVFGLSATPWISIVALVIMGASDMISVYVRETLITLWTPDELRGRVNAVNMVFVGASNELGEFRAGMMASAFGAVPAVVIGGAGTLLVAVLWSLGFSQLRRIDTLDAPETKR; encoded by the coding sequence ATGTCCATCGTCGAAACCGGAGACCGCTACGCCGCATTCCGGCATGTCGGGTATCGCCGCTACTTCTTCGCCCGGTTCCTCGCCTATTTCGCCATCCAGATCGTCAGCGTCTCCGTCGGCTGGCAGATCTACGACCTGACGCGCGATCCGTTCGACCTCGGCCTGATCGGCCTCTTCCAGTTCCTGCCGTCGCTGGTGCTGATCCTCGTCACGGGCTCGGTCGCCGACCGCTATAACAGGCGCATGATCATGGGCGTCTGCATGGGCGTGAGCACGCTCTGCGCCGCCGCCCTCCTCGCCCTCACCCTCACCGGCACCTTCACCCTGTGGCCCGTCTATACGATCCTCGTCGTCTTCGGGATCGAGCGGGCCTTTCTCGCCCCCGCATCCCAGTCGCTCGCACCCAATCTCGTGCCGGAGCGAGATTTGGCCAACGCGATCGCCTGGAACTCCACCTCCTGGCAGACGGCGATGATCGTCGGCCCCGTCGTCGGCGGCCTCATCTATGCACTCGGCCCGGCCGTTCCCTACAGCGTCGCCGTGCTGTTCTTCGCCGCCAGCGTCGTCATGGTCTACGCGATCCCGAAGCCCGCGCAGAAAAGCAGCCAGACCGCCCAGAGCTGGCAGGCCATCACCGCCGGTTTTCGCTATATCAAGGCGGAAAAAATCGTGCTCGGCGCGATTTCGCTCGATCTCTTCGCCGTTCTCCTCGGCGGCGCCATCGCACTCATGCCGGTCTTTGCTCGCGATATCCTTGCTCTCGGACCTTGGGGCCTCGGCCTCCTGCGCGCGGCCCCGGGCGTCGGCGCGGTGGGCATGGCTATGTGGCTGGCCGCCCATCCGATCCGCCATCGCGCCGGCGTGCTGATGTTCGTGGGCGTCGCGCTCTTCGGCCTCGCCACCGTCGTCTTCGGCCTGTCCGCCACGCCATGGATCTCCATCGTGGCGCTCGTCATCATGGGCGCCTCCGACATGATTTCGGTCTATGTGCGGGAAACGCTGATCACGCTGTGGACGCCGGACGAACTGCGCGGCCGCGTCAACGCCGTCAACATGGTCTTCGTCGGCGCGTCGAACGAGCTCGGGGAATTCCGGGCCGGCATGATGGCATCCGCCTTCGGCGCAGTCCCGGCCGTCGTCATCGGCGGCGCCGGCACGCTGCTGGTGGCCGTGCTCTGGTCGCTCGGCTTCTCGCAGCTCCGCCGGATTGACACGCTGGATGCACCCGAGACGAAGCGATAA
- a CDS encoding tellurite resistance TerB family protein, whose amino-acid sequence MFDRIRTFIDSLTGAEHPNPIKAGDPRIAIVALCIQVMEADGHADDIERRKVRSMIKEHYALDDAALDALIAAGEDAESEAIDFFRFTSDIKRHFSEEQRIDLVGMLWEIVYVDGERSEMEDHVIWRIADLLGVSGRDRIMKRQEAAAKSDIAETAEH is encoded by the coding sequence ATGTTTGACCGTATCCGTACTTTCATCGACAGTCTCACCGGTGCCGAGCACCCGAACCCGATCAAGGCGGGCGATCCGCGCATCGCGATCGTCGCGCTCTGCATTCAGGTGATGGAGGCCGATGGCCATGCCGACGATATCGAGCGTCGCAAGGTGCGTTCCATGATCAAGGAGCACTATGCGCTCGACGATGCGGCGCTCGATGCGCTGATCGCAGCTGGCGAGGACGCCGAAAGCGAGGCGATCGATTTCTTCCGCTTCACATCGGATATCAAGCGCCACTTCAGCGAGGAGCAGCGGATCGATCTCGTCGGCATGCTGTGGGAGATCGTCTATGTCGATGGCGAGCGCAGCGAGATGGAAGATCACGTGATCTGGCGGATCGCCGACCTGCTCGGCGTTTCCGGCCGCGACCGCATCATGAAGCGGCAGGAAGCCGCAGCGAAATCCGACATCGCGGAGACGGCGGAGCACTGA